The Candidatus Neomarinimicrobiota bacterium DNA window AAATTTTCCCGTCTTTCTTGATCTCAATTGCTAAATCAGTTATTCTGCTTCTGGGGGGAGCTTTGGAAACGATATTTTTTTCAAATTCTTTAAGCTTCTGCACATTCCCCTGTATCTCAATAGTTACCCCTCCTGTGTCGTTCCGTACGTAACCATTAAGCCCAAGGCTCTTTGCAAGATTGTAAATGAAGGGACGAAAACCCACCCCTTGAACTATCCCTTTTATTTTTATTACATGTGTTTCCATTGAAAAAACAAGTTAGATAAAATTCCGCTGTAAATTAATATTTTTTATAGAAAATTCAGCCTTCATTTATACTCTTGTTAATCTAAATTGGCGTAATATTTAATTATAAGATTAGAATAAAGTTATCTCACAACCTTTAGTTTCTATATACACAGCCAGACTGGATAATAAATATATTGAAAAACAAGGTCACTACAAACGCTAGCGAAGCAGTCTATTTTAAAAATAGGCGTGAAATCCAGAATGTTTATAAAATTTGATATCTAGTCATTACAAGTAAAATTGATTACCCAAATCTCAAATTATCCGCCATTTATCTCATTATAAATCTTTTCCATGGACTCAAGCTCTTTTAGCACAAAGGGAAGCATCTTAAGAACCGTTGATAAGCCAACGATCGGTATTGTAAGAATTATAGTATCTATAATTTCATCTCTTGTAGCGCCGGCCTTAAGAGCTTTTGGAATTATTATTTTTATCGCTTCCGGAGATGGACTATTAACCTGAATCGCAA harbors:
- a CDS encoding carboxymuconolactone decarboxylase family protein, translated to MAGRGYLIFWKFKVGEKMTENFEWEDLDKDGLTFLMENRKEVVKNYQKMVLSLGKSLDDKTRQLIMLAIQVNSPSPEAIKIIIPKALKAGATRDEIIDTIILTIPIVGLSTVLKMLPFVLKELESMEKIYNEINGG